Proteins from a genomic interval of Pseudomonas asplenii:
- a CDS encoding alpha/beta fold hydrolase: MPVVTIDGQPLHYLDQGEGEVVVLGSSYLWDSAMWAAQISVLSQRYRVIVPELWGHGQSGRLPENTRSLDDLANQVLTLLDRLDIQRFSLVGLSVGGMWGARLALAAPQRIRGLVLMDTYAGAEPEATRQYYFSMLKMIEDAGSIPPPLLDAIVPIFFKSGIDPQTPFYQAFRHSLSRYSREQLLDSIVPLGRLIFGRDDRLAALAALPAETTLVLCGEQDKPRPPSEAREMAEIIGCAYIGIPEAGHISSVENPACVNQALLAFLDKLPG; the protein is encoded by the coding sequence ATGCCAGTTGTGACTATCGATGGGCAACCGCTCCATTACCTGGATCAGGGGGAGGGCGAGGTGGTCGTCCTGGGTTCCAGTTATCTGTGGGACAGCGCCATGTGGGCTGCGCAGATCAGCGTACTCTCTCAGCGCTATCGGGTGATCGTGCCGGAGCTGTGGGGCCATGGGCAATCCGGGCGACTGCCGGAAAACACCCGCAGCCTGGATGACCTCGCCAACCAGGTGCTGACCTTGCTCGATCGGCTGGATATCCAGCGTTTCAGCCTGGTTGGCCTGTCGGTGGGCGGCATGTGGGGGGCACGCCTGGCATTGGCTGCGCCGCAACGTATTCGCGGGCTGGTGTTGATGGACACCTATGCCGGCGCCGAGCCGGAAGCCACCCGGCAGTATTATTTCTCGATGCTGAAGATGATCGAGGACGCGGGCAGCATTCCGCCGCCGTTGCTGGATGCCATCGTGCCGATCTTCTTCAAGTCTGGCATCGATCCCCAGACGCCGTTCTACCAGGCTTTCCGTCACTCACTGAGCCGCTACTCCCGCGAGCAACTGCTCGACAGCATCGTGCCGCTTGGGCGGCTGATCTTCGGCCGTGATGACCGCCTCGCGGCGTTGGCGGCGCTGCCGGCCGAAACCACGCTGGTGCTGTGCGGCGAGCAGGACAAACCACGGCCACCGAGCGAAGCGCGGGAAATGGCCGAGATCATCGGTTGCGCGTACATCGGCATCCCCGAGGCCGGGCATATTTCCAGCGTCGAGAATCCGGCCTGCGTGAACCAGGCGCTGCTGGCGTTCCTGGATAAACTCCCCGGGTAA
- a CDS encoding DeoR/GlpR family DNA-binding transcription regulator, which translates to MSKRNTPQRRHSILALLTEQGEVSVDELARRFETSEVTVRKDLAALESNGLLLRRYGGAISMPHELVSDPVHSISKYKQAIARAAVGRLREHARIIIDSGSTTASMIPELGLQPGLVVMTNSLNVARALSELEHEPVLLMTGGTWDPHSESFQGQVAEQVLRSYDFDQLFIGADGIDLERGTTTFNELLGLSRVMAEVSREVVVMVESDKIGRRIPNLELPWSSVHTLITDERLPLEAREQIQARGIHLICAAVS; encoded by the coding sequence ATGTCGAAACGCAATACACCTCAACGTCGTCACAGCATCCTCGCCTTGCTTACCGAACAGGGTGAAGTGAGTGTGGATGAACTGGCCAGGCGCTTCGAAACTTCCGAGGTTACGGTTCGAAAGGATCTGGCCGCACTCGAAAGCAATGGTCTGCTGCTGCGCCGTTATGGCGGCGCGATCAGCATGCCTCATGAACTGGTCAGCGATCCCGTTCATTCGATATCGAAATACAAGCAGGCCATCGCCCGTGCTGCGGTCGGGCGTCTGCGCGAACATGCGCGGATCATCATCGACAGTGGCAGCACCACGGCCTCGATGATTCCCGAGCTGGGGCTGCAACCCGGCCTGGTGGTGATGACCAACTCCCTGAACGTCGCCCGCGCCCTGAGCGAACTCGAGCACGAACCCGTACTGCTGATGACCGGCGGCACCTGGGACCCGCATTCCGAGTCGTTCCAGGGCCAGGTTGCCGAACAGGTGCTGCGCTCCTACGACTTCGACCAGCTCTTCATCGGCGCTGATGGCATTGATCTCGAGCGCGGTACCACCACCTTCAACGAATTGCTCGGCCTCAGCCGTGTGATGGCCGAAGTGTCCCGTGAAGTGGTGGTGATGGTCGAGTCCGACAAGATCGGGAGACGCATTCCCAACCTGGAACTGCCCTGGAGCAGTGTCCACACCCTTATTACCGATGAGCGCTTGCCTCTGGAGGCACGCGAACAGATTCAGGCCCGCGGTATTCACTTGATTTGCGCGGCCGTCAGCTAG
- the glmS gene encoding glutamine--fructose-6-phosphate transaminase (isomerizing) has product MCGIVGAVAERNITAILVEGLKRLEYRGYDSAGVAVFTHNGTLERTRRTGKVSELDQALAGQPLVGRLGIAHTRWATHGAPCERNAHPHFSGSDIAVVHNGIIENHEVLREQLKGLGYVFTSDTDTEVIAHLLNHKLKDLGDLTKALKATVKELHGAYGLAVINAQQPDRLLAARSGSPLVIGLGLGENFLASDQLALRQVTDRFMYLEEGDIAEIRRDSVQIWNVDGQAVEREAVQYRDGAEAADKGEFRHFMLKEIHEQPSVVQRTLEGRLSQNQVLVQAFGPQAAELFAKVRNVQIVACGTSYHAGMVARYWLESLAGIPCQVEVASEFRYRKVVVQPDTLFVSISQSGETADTLAALRNAKELGFLGSLAICNVSISSLVRESDLTLLTQAGREIGVASTKAFTTQLVGLLLLTLALGQVRGTLAEGVEAELVEELRRLPTRLGEALAMDTKVEKIAELFADKHHTLFLGRGAQYPVAMEGSLKLKEISYIHAEAYPAGELKHGPLALVDNDMPIVTVAPNNELLEKLKSNLQEVRARGGELIVFADEQAGMSNGEGTHVISMPHIHDTLAPILYTLPLQLLSYYVAVLKGTDVDQPRNLAKSVTVE; this is encoded by the coding sequence ATGTGCGGAATTGTCGGTGCAGTTGCTGAACGTAATATCACGGCCATTCTGGTCGAGGGTCTGAAGCGCCTGGAATACCGTGGCTACGACAGCGCCGGTGTGGCCGTCTTCACCCATAACGGCACGCTGGAACGTACTCGCCGGACCGGCAAGGTCAGCGAGCTGGACCAGGCCCTGGCCGGTCAGCCACTGGTCGGCCGCCTGGGCATTGCCCACACCCGCTGGGCCACCCACGGTGCGCCGTGCGAGCGTAACGCTCACCCGCATTTCTCCGGTTCCGATATCGCCGTGGTGCATAACGGCATCATCGAAAACCACGAGGTCCTGCGCGAACAGCTCAAGGGCCTGGGCTACGTCTTTACGTCGGACACCGACACCGAAGTGATCGCCCACCTGTTGAACCACAAGCTCAAGGACCTCGGTGATCTGACCAAGGCCCTCAAGGCCACGGTCAAGGAACTGCACGGTGCCTATGGCCTGGCGGTGATCAACGCCCAGCAGCCCGACCGCCTGCTGGCCGCCCGCAGTGGCAGCCCGCTGGTGATCGGCCTTGGGCTTGGCGAAAACTTCCTCGCGTCCGACCAACTGGCCCTGCGTCAGGTGACCGACCGCTTCATGTACCTGGAGGAGGGCGACATCGCCGAGATCCGCCGTGACAGCGTGCAGATCTGGAATGTCGATGGCCAGGCCGTCGAGCGCGAAGCCGTGCAGTATCGCGATGGCGCCGAAGCTGCCGACAAGGGCGAGTTCCGCCACTTCATGCTCAAGGAAATCCACGAGCAGCCTTCGGTGGTGCAGCGCACCCTGGAAGGCCGCCTGAGCCAGAACCAGGTGCTGGTCCAGGCGTTCGGCCCACAGGCCGCCGAGTTGTTCGCCAAGGTGCGCAATGTGCAGATCGTCGCCTGCGGCACCAGCTACCACGCCGGGATGGTCGCGCGTTACTGGCTCGAAAGCCTGGCGGGTATTCCGTGCCAGGTCGAAGTCGCCAGTGAGTTCCGCTACCGCAAGGTCGTCGTGCAGCCGGATACCCTGTTCGTCTCTATCTCCCAGTCCGGCGAAACCGCCGACACCCTGGCCGCCCTGCGTAACGCCAAAGAGCTGGGTTTCCTCGGCAGCCTGGCAATCTGCAACGTCAGCATCAGCTCGCTGGTGCGTGAGTCGGACCTGACCCTGCTGACCCAGGCCGGTCGCGAAATCGGTGTGGCGTCGACCAAGGCGTTCACCACTCAACTGGTTGGCTTGCTGCTGCTGACCCTGGCTCTGGGCCAGGTCCGTGGCACCCTGGCCGAAGGGGTCGAGGCCGAACTGGTGGAAGAACTGCGTCGTTTGCCGACTCGTCTGGGCGAGGCTCTGGCGATGGACACCAAGGTCGAGAAGATCGCCGAGCTGTTCGCCGACAAACACCACACCCTGTTCCTAGGGCGTGGAGCGCAATATCCGGTTGCGATGGAAGGTTCGCTCAAGCTCAAGGAGATCTCCTACATCCACGCCGAAGCCTATCCGGCTGGCGAACTCAAGCATGGCCCACTGGCCCTGGTCGACAACGACATGCCGATCGTCACCGTGGCGCCGAACAACGAGTTGCTGGAGAAGCTCAAGTCCAACCTGCAGGAAGTCCGTGCCCGTGGCGGTGAGCTGATCGTCTTCGCCGACGAGCAGGCCGGCATGAGCAATGGCGAGGGCACCCATGTCATCAGCATGCCGCACATCCACGATACCCTGGCGCCGATCCTTTACACCCTCCCGCTGCAACTGCTGTCGTACTACGTGGCAGTGCTCAAGGGCACCGACGTCGACCAGCCGCGCAACCTGGCGAAGTCGGTGACGGTGGAGTAA
- the atpA gene encoding F0F1 ATP synthase subunit alpha — translation MQQLNPSEISEIIKGRIEKLDVSSQARNEGTVVSVSDGIVRIHGLADAMYGEMIEFPGGVYGMALNLEQDSVGAVVLGAYTTLAEGMSAKCTGRILEVPVGKELLGRVVDALGNPVDGKGPLNNTETDAVEKVAPGVIWRKSVDQPVQTGYKAVDAMIPVGRGQRELIIGDRQIGKTALAIDAIINQKDSGIFCVYVAIGQKQSTIANVVRKLEENGALANTIIVAASASESAALQFLAPYSGCTMGEYFRDRGEDALIVYDDLSKQAVAYRQISLLLRRPPGREAYPGDVFYLHSRLLERASRVSEEYVEKFTNGAVTGKTGSLTALPIIETQAGDVSAFVPTNVISITDGQIFLESAMFNSGIRPAVNAGVSVSRVGGAAQTKIIKKLSGGIRTALAQYRELAAFAQFASDLDEATRKQLEHGQRVTELMKQKQYAPMSIADMSLSLYAAERGFLTDVEIAKIGSFEQALIAYFNRDHADLMAKINVKGDFNDEIDAGLKAGIEKFKATQTW, via the coding sequence ATGCAGCAACTCAATCCTTCCGAAATAAGTGAAATTATCAAGGGCCGCATCGAGAAACTCGATGTGTCCTCCCAAGCCCGTAACGAAGGTACCGTTGTCAGCGTTTCTGACGGTATCGTACGGATTCACGGTCTGGCCGACGCTATGTACGGCGAAATGATCGAGTTCCCGGGCGGCGTCTACGGTATGGCTCTCAACCTGGAGCAAGACTCCGTGGGTGCCGTGGTACTGGGCGCGTACACGACTCTGGCTGAAGGCATGAGTGCCAAGTGCACCGGCCGCATCCTGGAAGTTCCGGTTGGTAAGGAACTGCTGGGTCGCGTTGTCGACGCACTGGGTAACCCTGTCGACGGCAAAGGTCCGCTGAACAACACCGAGACCGACGCGGTCGAGAAAGTTGCTCCAGGCGTGATCTGGCGTAAGTCGGTAGACCAGCCTGTACAGACTGGCTACAAGGCTGTCGATGCCATGATCCCGGTCGGCCGTGGCCAGCGTGAGCTGATCATCGGTGACCGTCAGATCGGTAAGACGGCTCTGGCGATCGACGCGATCATCAACCAGAAAGACAGCGGCATTTTCTGCGTCTACGTGGCTATCGGTCAGAAGCAATCGACCATCGCCAACGTGGTTCGCAAGCTGGAAGAAAACGGCGCCCTGGCCAACACCATCATCGTTGCCGCCAGTGCTTCGGAATCGGCTGCCCTGCAGTTCCTGGCTCCGTACTCCGGTTGCACCATGGGCGAATACTTCCGCGACCGCGGTGAAGACGCGCTGATCGTTTATGACGATCTGTCCAAGCAGGCTGTGGCTTACCGCCAGATCTCCCTGCTGCTGCGTCGTCCACCAGGACGTGAAGCGTACCCAGGTGACGTGTTCTATCTCCACTCCCGTCTGCTGGAGCGTGCATCGCGCGTTTCGGAAGAGTACGTCGAGAAGTTCACCAACGGCGCAGTGACCGGCAAAACCGGCTCCCTGACCGCTCTGCCGATCATCGAAACCCAGGCTGGCGACGTTTCCGCGTTCGTTCCGACCAACGTGATTTCCATCACCGACGGTCAGATCTTCCTGGAATCGGCCATGTTCAACTCGGGCATCCGTCCTGCAGTGAACGCCGGTGTTTCGGTATCCCGTGTAGGTGGTGCCGCTCAGACCAAGATCATCAAGAAGCTGTCCGGTGGTATCCGTACCGCTCTGGCTCAGTACCGTGAACTGGCGGCATTCGCCCAGTTCGCTTCTGACCTGGACGAAGCGACCCGCAAGCAACTTGAGCATGGTCAGCGCGTTACCGAGCTGATGAAGCAGAAGCAATACGCGCCAATGTCGATCGCTGACATGTCGCTGTCGCTGTATGCCGCTGAGCGTGGGTTCCTGACCGACGTTGAAATCGCCAAGATCGGCAGCTTCGAGCAAGCGCTGATTGCTTACTTCAACCGCGATCACGCCGATTTGATGGCAAAGATCAACGTGAAGGGTGACTTCAATGACGAAATCGACGCTGGCCTGAAGGCTGGTATCGAGAAGTTCAAGGCCACCCAAACCTGGTAA
- a CDS encoding F0F1 ATP synthase subunit delta, giving the protein MAELTTLARPYAKAAFEHAQAHQQLANWSAMLGLAAAVSQDDTMQRVLKAPRLTSANKAAAFIDVCGDKFDAQAQNFIHVVAENDRLPLLPEIAALFDLYKAEREKSVDVEVTSAFALNQEQQDKLAKVLSARLDREVRLQVAEDASLIGGVVIRAGDLVIDGSVRGKLAKLAEALKS; this is encoded by the coding sequence ATGGCAGAACTGACCACGTTGGCCCGACCTTACGCTAAGGCGGCCTTCGAGCACGCTCAGGCCCACCAGCAACTGGCCAATTGGTCAGCCATGCTCGGCCTGGCAGCAGCGGTGTCGCAAGACGACACCATGCAGCGTGTGCTCAAGGCCCCGCGACTGACGAGCGCAAATAAGGCCGCCGCGTTTATCGACGTGTGCGGCGACAAGTTTGATGCCCAGGCACAGAATTTCATCCATGTCGTTGCCGAAAACGACCGTCTCCCGCTGTTGCCGGAGATTGCCGCCCTGTTCGACCTGTACAAGGCCGAGCGGGAGAAGTCGGTAGACGTGGAAGTCACCAGTGCTTTTGCATTGAACCAAGAACAGCAAGACAAACTCGCCAAGGTTCTCAGTGCACGACTCGACCGGGAAGTGCGCCTGCAAGTTGCGGAAGATGCATCCCTCATCGGGGGTGTTGTCATTCGCGCCGGCGACCTGGTTATCGATGGCTCAGTACGCGGCAAACTCGCGAAACTGGCCGAAGCATTGAAATCTTGA
- the atpD gene encoding F0F1 ATP synthase subunit beta — protein sequence MSSGRIVQIIGAVIDVEFPRDSVPSIYDALKVQGAETTLEVQQQLGDGVVRTIAMGSTEGLKRGLDVNNTGAAISVPVGKATLGRIMDVLGNPIDEAGPIGEEERWGIHRAAPSFAEQAGGNELLETGIKVIDLVCPFAKGGKVGLFGGAGVGKTVNMMELIRNIAIEHSGYSVFAGVGERTREGNDFYHEMKDSNVLDKVALVYGQMNEPPGNRLRVALTGLTMAEKFRDEGNDVLLFVDNIYRYTLAGTEVSALLGRMPSAVGYQPTLAEEMGVLQERITSTKQGSITSIQAVYVPADDLTDPSPATTFAHLDATVVLSRDIASLGIYPAVDPLDSTSRQLDPNVIGNEHYETARGVQYVLQRYKELKDIIAILGMDELSETDKQLVSRARKIQRFLSQPFFVAEVFTGASGKYVSLKDTIAGFKGILNGDYDHLPEQAFYMVGGIEEAIEKAKKL from the coding sequence ATGAGTAGCGGACGTATCGTTCAAATCATCGGCGCCGTCATTGACGTGGAATTTCCACGCGACAGCGTACCGAGCATCTACGACGCCTTGAAGGTTCAAGGCGCCGAAACCACTCTGGAAGTTCAGCAGCAGCTGGGCGACGGCGTGGTACGTACCATTGCGATGGGTTCCACCGAAGGCCTCAAGCGTGGCCTGGACGTGAACAACACTGGCGCAGCCATCTCCGTACCAGTCGGTAAAGCGACCCTGGGCCGGATCATGGACGTGCTGGGCAACCCGATCGACGAAGCCGGCCCGATCGGCGAAGAAGAGCGTTGGGGTATCCACCGCGCCGCTCCTTCCTTCGCAGAACAGGCAGGCGGCAACGAACTGCTGGAAACCGGCATCAAGGTTATCGACCTGGTTTGCCCGTTCGCCAAGGGTGGTAAGGTCGGTCTGTTCGGTGGTGCCGGTGTAGGCAAAACCGTAAACATGATGGAACTGATCCGTAACATCGCCATCGAGCACAGCGGTTATTCCGTGTTCGCCGGTGTGGGTGAGCGTACTCGTGAGGGTAACGACTTCTACCACGAGATGAAGGACTCCAACGTTCTGGACAAAGTGGCACTGGTATACGGCCAGATGAACGAGCCGCCGGGAAACCGTCTGCGCGTAGCCCTGACCGGCCTGACCATGGCCGAGAAGTTCCGTGACGAAGGTAACGACGTTCTGCTGTTCGTCGACAACATCTACCGTTACACCCTGGCCGGTACCGAAGTATCCGCACTGCTGGGCCGTATGCCTTCGGCAGTAGGTTACCAGCCGACCCTGGCTGAAGAGATGGGCGTGCTGCAAGAGCGCATCACTTCGACCAAGCAAGGTTCGATCACTTCGATCCAGGCCGTATATGTACCTGCGGACGACCTGACCGACCCGTCGCCGGCGACCACCTTCGCCCACTTGGACGCCACCGTCGTACTGTCCCGTGACATCGCTTCCCTGGGTATCTACCCAGCGGTAGACCCACTGGACTCGACTTCGCGCCAGCTGGATCCGAACGTCATCGGCAACGAGCACTACGAAACCGCTCGCGGTGTTCAGTACGTGCTGCAGCGCTACAAGGAACTGAAGGACATCATCGCGATCCTGGGTATGGACGAGCTGTCGGAAACCGACAAGCAGTTGGTATCCCGCGCTCGTAAGATCCAGCGTTTCCTGTCGCAGCCGTTCTTCGTGGCTGAAGTCTTCACCGGTGCCTCGGGTAAATACGTTTCCCTGAAAGACACCATTGCTGGCTTCAAAGGCATCCTCAACGGTGACTACGACCACCTGCCAGAACAAGCGTTCTACATGGTTGGCGGCATCGAAGAAGCGATCGAGAAAGCCAAGAAACTGTAA
- the glmU gene encoding bifunctional UDP-N-acetylglucosamine diphosphorylase/glucosamine-1-phosphate N-acetyltransferase GlmU, whose protein sequence is MSLEIVILAAGQGTRMRSALPKVLHPVAGNSMLGHVIHSARQLNPQRIHVVIGHGADQVRERLAADDLNFVLQDKQLGTGHAVAQAVPFITADTVLVLYGDVPLIEVETLQRLLQHATPEQVALLTVELADPTGYGRIVRNAEGKACAIVEQKDANEAQRAITEGNTGILALPAQRLGDWMSRLSNNNAQGEYYLTDVIAMAVSDGLVVETEQPHDAMEVQGANDRRQLAELERHYQKRAALRLMAQGVTLRDPARFDVRGEVTVGRDVLIDINVILEGRVVIEDDVVIGPNCVIKDSTLRKGAVLKANTHLDGAIMGEGSDAGPFARLRPGSVLGARAHVGNFVELKNAVLGNDAKAGHLAYLGDAEIGERTNIGAGTITCNYDGANKHKTVLGDDVFIGTNNSLVAPVDISHGATTAAGSTITQNVDPGQLGVARARQRNIDGWKRPVKIKKS, encoded by the coding sequence ATGTCTCTCGAAATCGTTATTCTCGCGGCCGGCCAAGGCACCCGCATGCGTTCGGCGTTGCCGAAGGTTCTTCATCCTGTCGCCGGCAACTCGATGCTTGGACATGTTATCCACAGCGCCCGGCAATTGAATCCACAGCGCATCCACGTGGTGATCGGCCATGGTGCGGACCAGGTGCGCGAACGACTGGCCGCCGACGACCTGAACTTCGTCCTGCAGGACAAACAACTGGGTACCGGCCATGCCGTGGCCCAGGCGGTACCGTTCATTACCGCCGACACCGTGCTGGTGCTCTACGGTGACGTACCGCTGATCGAAGTGGAAACCCTGCAGCGGCTGTTGCAGCACGCGACGCCAGAGCAGGTGGCACTGCTGACCGTCGAACTGGCAGACCCGACCGGCTACGGCCGCATTGTGCGTAACGCCGAAGGCAAGGCTTGTGCGATCGTCGAGCAGAAGGACGCCAACGAGGCACAGCGGGCCATAACCGAAGGCAACACCGGCATTCTCGCGTTGCCGGCCCAGCGCCTTGGCGACTGGATGAGCCGCCTGTCGAACAACAATGCCCAGGGTGAGTACTACCTCACCGACGTGATCGCCATGGCGGTCAGCGATGGCCTGGTGGTGGAAACCGAGCAACCCCACGACGCCATGGAAGTGCAGGGCGCCAACGACCGTCGGCAACTGGCCGAACTCGAGCGGCATTACCAGAAGCGCGCCGCCTTGCGTCTGATGGCCCAGGGCGTAACCCTGCGCGATCCGGCGCGTTTCGACGTGCGTGGCGAGGTCACCGTGGGCCGTGATGTGCTGATCGACATCAACGTGATCCTCGAAGGTCGTGTGGTGATCGAGGATGACGTGGTGATCGGTCCGAACTGCGTGATCAAGGACAGCACCCTGCGCAAGGGCGCGGTGCTCAAGGCCAACACGCACCTCGACGGTGCGATCATGGGCGAGGGCAGCGATGCTGGTCCGTTCGCCCGCTTGCGTCCTGGCAGCGTGTTGGGCGCGCGGGCCCATGTGGGTAACTTCGTCGAGCTGAAGAACGCCGTGCTCGGCAATGACGCCAAGGCCGGACACCTGGCCTACCTGGGCGATGCCGAGATCGGTGAACGGACCAACATCGGCGCCGGTACCATCACCTGCAACTACGATGGCGCCAACAAGCACAAGACAGTGTTGGGTGATGATGTCTTCATCGGCACCAACAACTCCCTGGTGGCCCCTGTGGATATCTCCCATGGCGCGACCACCGCTGCGGGTTCGACCATCACCCAGAACGTCGACCCAGGCCAACTGGGAGTCGCCCGTGCACGCCAGCGCAATATCGATGGTTGGAAACGGCCGGTGAAGATCAAGAAGAGCTGA
- a CDS encoding LysR family transcriptional regulator, which translates to MDRFQEMQVFLAVAQEQGFSAAARRLNLSAPSVTRAVAALEQRIGAQLLIRTTRSVYLTEPGQRYFEDCRRILAELEEAEACAADSHAQPSGQLTMTAPVLFGELYVTPVMVRYLEQYPAVSINALLVDRVVRMVEDGIDVAVRIGELADSGHHAVRVGQVRRVVCASPGYLARHGRPRHPDELRQARIIMTSGASPIRSWQFVEGDKLLNVRLEPRMAVTANQAAIRAACLGAGLTRVLSYQVADPLASGALEVVLEDFELPPLPIHVVYQGGRTAPVRVRSFVDFMVAALRENLVLRG; encoded by the coding sequence GTGGACAGATTCCAGGAAATGCAGGTGTTCCTTGCCGTGGCCCAGGAGCAGGGGTTCTCGGCGGCGGCGCGACGTCTGAATCTGTCGGCGCCCAGTGTGACCCGGGCAGTGGCGGCACTGGAGCAACGCATCGGCGCGCAGTTGCTGATCCGCACCACGCGCAGTGTGTATCTGACCGAGCCGGGCCAGCGCTATTTCGAAGACTGCCGACGGATTCTCGCCGAGCTGGAAGAAGCCGAAGCCTGCGCCGCCGACAGCCATGCCCAACCCAGCGGGCAACTGACCATGACCGCGCCGGTGCTGTTTGGCGAGTTGTACGTCACGCCGGTGATGGTGCGTTATCTGGAACAGTATCCGGCGGTGAGTATCAATGCCCTGCTGGTCGACCGGGTGGTCCGTATGGTCGAGGACGGTATCGATGTGGCCGTGCGGATTGGCGAGTTGGCGGACAGCGGTCATCACGCGGTGCGGGTAGGGCAGGTGCGTCGGGTGGTGTGTGCCTCGCCCGGGTATCTGGCCAGGCATGGCCGGCCCAGGCATCCGGATGAGTTGCGCCAGGCGCGCATCATCATGACGTCGGGGGCTTCCCCGATTCGCAGTTGGCAGTTCGTCGAGGGCGACAAGCTGCTTAATGTTCGGCTGGAGCCGCGCATGGCCGTTACCGCGAACCAGGCGGCGATTCGGGCGGCGTGCCTGGGAGCGGGGTTGACTCGGGTGTTGTCCTACCAGGTGGCCGACCCGCTGGCCTCGGGAGCGCTGGAGGTGGTGCTGGAAGACTTCGAGTTGCCGCCGCTGCCGATCCATGTGGTGTATCAGGGCGGCCGCACGGCGCCGGTGCGGGTACGCAGCTTTGTCGATTTCATGGTGGCGGCCTTGCGGGAAAATCTGGTGTTGAGGGGCTGA
- the atpG gene encoding F0F1 ATP synthase subunit gamma: MAGAKEIRSKIASIKSTQKITSAMEKVAVSKMRKAQMRMAASRPYAERIRQVIGHLANANPEYRHPFMIDRAIKRVGYVVVSSDRGLCGGLNTNLFKALVKDMAVNRENGVEIDLCVVGSKGAAFFRNFGGNVVAAISHLGEEPSINDLIGSVKVMLDAYLDGRIDRLSVVSNKFINTMTQQPTVEQLIPLVATPDQKLKHHWDYLYEPDAKELLDGLMVRYVESQVYQAVVENNAAEQAARMIAMKNATDNAGDLISDLQLIYNKARQAAITQEISEIVGGAAAV; the protein is encoded by the coding sequence ATGGCAGGCGCAAAAGAGATTCGCAGTAAGATTGCGAGCATCAAAAGCACGCAAAAAATTACCAGCGCCATGGAAAAAGTGGCGGTCAGCAAAATGCGCAAGGCACAAATGCGCATGGCTGCTAGCCGTCCTTATGCGGAGCGTATCCGCCAGGTAATTGGGCATCTGGCCAACGCCAACCCGGAATACCGCCACCCATTCATGATCGACCGCGCCATCAAGCGCGTCGGTTACGTTGTGGTGAGCAGTGACCGTGGTCTGTGCGGCGGCTTGAACACCAACCTGTTCAAGGCCCTGGTCAAGGACATGGCGGTAAACCGCGAAAACGGCGTCGAGATCGATCTGTGTGTCGTGGGTAGCAAGGGTGCGGCGTTTTTCCGCAACTTCGGCGGTAACGTCGTTGCAGCTATCAGCCACCTGGGTGAAGAGCCGTCGATCAACGACTTGATCGGCAGCGTCAAGGTGATGCTGGATGCCTACCTGGATGGCCGTATTGACCGCCTGTCCGTGGTGTCCAACAAGTTCATCAACACCATGACGCAGCAGCCTACCGTGGAGCAGTTGATTCCACTGGTGGCAACCCCGGATCAGAAACTCAAGCACCACTGGGACTATCTGTACGAACCGGACGCCAAAGAGCTGCTTGACGGCCTGATGGTGCGCTATGTGGAGTCGCAGGTGTACCAGGCGGTGGTCGAGAACAACGCAGCTGAACAAGCGGCGCGGATGATCGCGATGAAGAACGCTACCGACAACGCCGGTGATCTGATCAGCGATTTGCAGCTGATCTACAACAAGGCGCGTCAGGCTGCGATCACCCAAGAGATCTCGGAAATCGTCGGCGGCGCTGCCGCGGTTTAA
- a CDS encoding F0F1 ATP synthase subunit epsilon — translation MAMTVHCDIVSAEGEIFSGLVEMVIAHGALGDLGIALGHAPLITNLKPGPIRLIKQGGEAEVFYISGGFLEVQPNMVKVLADTVQRAADLDEASAQEAVKAAEKALNEKGADFDYGSAAARLAEAAAQLRTVQQIRKKFGG, via the coding sequence ATGGCTATGACAGTCCATTGCGATATCGTCAGCGCGGAAGGGGAAATTTTCTCCGGTCTGGTCGAGATGGTGATTGCACACGGTGCGCTGGGTGACCTGGGTATTGCCCTGGGCCACGCGCCGTTGATCACCAATCTCAAGCCGGGTCCGATCCGCTTGATCAAGCAGGGCGGGGAAGCCGAGGTGTTCTACATCTCCGGTGGTTTCCTCGAGGTTCAGCCGAACATGGTCAAGGTCCTTGCCGACACCGTGCAACGTGCTGCCGACCTGGACGAAGCCTCCGCTCAGGAAGCCGTCAAGGCTGCCGAGAAGGCCCTGAACGAAAAAGGCGCGGACTTCGACTACGGTTCCGCTGCTGCACGTCTGGCCGAGGCCGCAGCCCAGCTGCGCACCGTCCAGCAGATCCGCAAGAAGTTCGGCGGTTAA